A single window of Drosophila suzukii chromosome 3, CBGP_Dsuzu_IsoJpt1.0, whole genome shotgun sequence DNA harbors:
- the LOC136116891 gene encoding uncharacterized protein — MKYLFVVALIALSIQCAYSQTSTTTTTAASTSTTTTDATTTTTTSSTHRKRCWRGNNWCHTRIPNRKCANPRRCHKTIVIVTRRRG, encoded by the coding sequence ATGAAGTACCTTTTCGTGGTTGCTCTAATCGCATTGTCCATCCAGTGTGCCTATTCTCAAACTTccacaacaactacaacagctGCCTCTACATCAACCACGACCACTGATgcaacaaccacaacaaccACCTCTTCCACCCACAGGAAGCGTTGTTGGAGGGGCAACAACTGGTGCCACACCCGCATCCCCAACAGGAAGTGCGCGAACCCTAGAAGGTGCCACAAGACCATCGTGATTGTGACCCGCAGAAGAGGGTGA
- the LOC136116892 gene encoding salivary glue protein Sgs-7-like: protein MKPTVFAIIACILLIGLTDLTSGCDCGCKPCGPGGTACKGCPERVALCQDLIKTIQTLQKKVRQCVCGEPTWML, encoded by the exons ATGAAGCCCACCGTATTTGCCATTATCG CTTGCATCCTGCTCATCGGACTCACCGATCTCACCTCGGGATGCGATTGTGGATGCAAGCCTTGTGGTCCTGGTGGAACGGCTTGCAAGGGCTGTCCTGAGAGGGTTGCGCTTTGCCAGGACCTTATTAAGACCATTCAGACCCTCCAGAAGAAAGTCCGCCAGTGCGTCTGCGGAGAACCAACATGGATGCTGTAA
- the LOC108006355 gene encoding salivary glue protein Sgs-7, which produces MKLIAVVVIACILFIGFTEGAGTKDCGCQVCGPAGKACQGCPERIPLCQDLLNTIQTLQKKVRQCVCGIPTWML; this is translated from the exons ATGAAACTGATCGCTGTAGTCGTTATTG CGTGCATCCTGTTCATTGGATTCACCGAAGGCGCAGGAACCAAAGATTGTGGATGCCAGGTTTGTGGTCCTGCCGGCAAGGCTTGCCAAGGCTGTCCTGAAAGGATTCCGCTCTGCCAGGACCTCCTCAACACCATTCAGACCCTCCAGAAGAAGGTCCGCCAGTGCGTCTGTGGCATACCAACATGGATGTTGTAA
- the LOC136116889 gene encoding uncharacterized protein gives MRFLFVVAFIALAIQCAYCQTTTTTTTAATTTTTTTDATTTTTDATTTTTASSTHKKRCWKGNNWCHTHIPDTKCTNPKRCHKTVVIVTHKKN, from the coding sequence ATGAGGTTCCTTTTCGTTGTTGCCTTTATCGCTTTAGCCATCCAGTGTGCCTATTGTCAAACTAccacaacaactacaacagctGCCACTACAACAACCACAACCACTGATGCAACAACCACAACCACTGATgcaacaaccacaacaactGCCTCTTCCACCCACAAAAAGCGTTGTTGGAAGGGCAACAACTGGTGCCACACCCACATCCCCGATACGAAGTGCACGAATCCGAAAAGGTGCCACAAGACCGTTGTGATAGTGACCCACAAGAAGAATTAA
- the LOC136116937 gene encoding uncharacterized protein encodes MKFLFVLALIALAIQVAYSQTSTTTTTAASTSTTTTDATTTTTTSSTHRKRCWRGNNWCHTRIPNRKCANPRRCHKTIVIVTRRRG; translated from the coding sequence ATGAAGTTCCTTTTCGTGCTTGCTCTTATTGCCTTGGCTATTCAGGTGGCCTATTCTCAAACTTccacaacaactacaacagctGCCTCTACATCAACCACAACCACTGATgcaacaaccacaacaaccACCTCTTCCACCCACAGGAAGCGTTGTTGGAGGGGCAACAACTGGTGCCACACCCGCATCCCCAACAGGAAGTGCGCGAACCCTAGAAGGTGCCACAAGACCATCGTGATTGTGACCCGCAGGAGAGGGTGA
- the LOC108017058 gene encoding uncharacterized protein has translation MESSSSVVAEMETSSPGDHGQATQITSIDGFFNRKRGRPPKNRFVEVYKSAQHSPQAIFTSFKLERSDHPGQGAPVPGGSAAESAEDRLSLADHVGSATDLTPSRNRKRGRVWAPSSSSSVLEQSSKRSSVHPPLLAARSETMSRSSRNESLAQPTLPPSETLEALSSKNLSSRALDKVSVVRAAGTFYPENAGHQEVPEAGASRHMSGQESADQEVDQPEDLSMRSSLLSPETTATPAGVGPALNMNLLQFKQLIDLYQRQVLLPSFLAAASQPMPSGLPGSGSGAVTGPLLDMRLLLENAAHQKLLLLNAAASATATAVATSSLDPGGQRTPVKRVRDHDIPTGYLKFRFNEDCGFERCGYRNHQSHFHCNRRDCHYSFCDKTRFVQHTARHERMDTLMGDDFRQFRANMQCGVATCSYSSPATGATESTHQNRIDATEAGTTGSRKTSHFHCRKCDYVCTDSNKVVAHRRLHLRQDYVRSAGFRKVGGNEPCDSPGCSYAQRHTHYHCDTCDGGVLSRAQLAAHKHRTAFPKPDAATTP, from the exons ATGGAGTCCAGCAGCAGTGTCGTGGCGGAGATGGAGACCTCCAGTCCAGGTGATCACGGCCAGGCCACCCAGATCACCTCCATCGATGGCTTCTTCAATCGGAAGCGGGGTCGTCCGCCAAAGAATCGCTTTGTGGAGGTCTACAAGAGC GCCCAGCACTCGCCACAGGCCATCTTCACCAGCTTCAAGCTGGAGAGGAGCGATCACCCCGGCCAAGGAGCACCTGTTCCCGGTGGCTCAGCGGCGGAGAGTGCCGAGGATCGTCTGTCCCTGGCGGATCACGTCGGATCGGCCACCGATCTCACACCTAGTCGGAACCGGAAACGGGGTCGTGTTTGGGCCCCCTCGTCATCCTCTTCAGTTTTGGAGCAGTCGAGCAAAAGGAGCTCTGTTCATCCGCCCCTTTTGGCAGCCAGGAGTGAGACCATGTCTCGGAGTAGCCGCAATGAGTCTTTAGCCCAG CCCACTTTACCGCCATCAGAAACTTTAGAAGCATTATCGTCAAAGAATCTATCAAGCAGAGCTCTGGATAAAGTTTCCG TTGTTCGTGCGGCGGGAACCTTTTATCCGGAGAATGCTGGGCATCAGGAAGTGCCGGAGGCGGGGGCCTCGAGGCATATGAGTGGCCAGGAGTCGGCGGACCAGGAGGTGGACCAGCCGGAAGATCTGAGCATGCGTTCGTCTCTTCTTTCTCCGGAGACAACGGCCACACCGGCGGGAGTGGGACCAGCTCTGAATATGAATCTGCTGCAGTTCAAGCAGCTGATCGATTTGTACCAGCGACAGGTGCTGTTGcccagcttcctggcggcgGCCAGTCAACCCATGCCCAGCGGGTTACCTGGATCGGGATCAGGAGCAGTAACTGGACCCCTTCTGGATATGCGGCTTCTGCTGGAGAATGCCGCCCACCAAAAGCTGCTCCTCTTAAATGCAGCTGCCAGTGCAACGGCAACTGCAGTGGCAACTTCATCGCTGGATCCCGGTGGACAGCGGACTCCGGTGAAGAGGGTACGGGATCACGACATACCCACTGGCTACCTGAAGTTCCGTTTCAACGAGGACTGCGGCTTCGAGCGCTGTGGCTACCGGAACCACCAGTCGCACTTCCATTGCAACCGGCGGGACTGCCACTACAGTTTCTGCGACAAAACGCGGTTTGTGCAACATACGGCGCGCCACGAGCGGATGGACACGCTAATGGGCGACGACTTCCGGCAGTTCCGGGCTAACATGCAATGTGGGGTGGCCACCTGTTCGTACTCCTCTCCGGCGACAGGAGCTACTGAGTCAACTCACCAAAACCGGATAG ATGCAACAGAGGCGGGTACGACGGGATCTAGAAAGACCTCGCATTTCCACTGTCGCAAATGCGACTACGTTTGCACGGACTCCAACAAGGTGGTGGCCCACCGGCGACTTCACCTTCGCCAGGACTACGTGCGGAGTGCGGGATTCCGCAAGGTGGGCGGAAACGAGCCGTGTGATTCTCCGGGTTGCTCCTATGCCCAGCGGCACACGCACTACCACTGCGACACCTGCGACGGCGGAGTCCTCTCGCGGGCCCAACTGGCAGCCCACAAGCATCGGACAGCATTTCCCAAACCGGATGCGGCTACCACTCCCTAG
- the Fuca gene encoding putative alpha-L-fucosidase, whose protein sequence is MAISAWTLLVALIAWRSRAEVDAQVPGPRTRYQPNWASLDQRPLPRWYDEAKVGIFLHYGVYSVPSFGSEWFWTNWKNLRNPGYVQFMQRNYKPDFTYQEFASQFTAELFNATEWALLFRDSGARYVVLTSKHHDGFTLWPSKNSFGWNAVDVGPKRDIIKELAAAIRKESSLKFGLYYSLFEWFNPLWTDDKLHLLMQQHFVERKVRPEQMELVQEYLPEIIWSDGDWEAPAKYWRSEEFIAWLYNDSPVRDTVVTNDRWGFGTACLHGDFYNCADRFNPGILQAHKWENAFTLDRTSWGQRFDVTLADFMTSKDVIKEIVTTVSCNGNVLINVGPTKYGTILPIFEERLRDMGRWLEINGEGIYGSVPWIYQNDTITPGVWYTRQQEASNGNISVYAFVLEYPYDTNELDIYPLGKEINIFRNVMLTGFDLGTGGEILNEQTTQVVMLGMEGTKIKWTADHNRLHIVFPPKNHIDKRGLDYAWTFKITISY, encoded by the exons ATGGCAATCTCCGCTTGGACGCTTCTGGTGGCGCTGATCGCGTGGCGATCTAGAGCTGAGGTCGACGCTCAGGTGCCGGGCCCCCGGACCCGATACCAGCCCAACTGGGCCAGCCTGGACCAGAGACCCCTGCCCCGGTGGTACGATGAGGCCAAGGTGGGCATCTTCCTGCACTACGGCGTGTACTCAGTACCCAGTTTCGGCTCCGAGTGGTTCTGGACTAACTGGAAAA ATCTCCGTAATCCGGGCTACGTTCAATTCATGCAACGCAATTACAAGCCCGACTTCACTTATCAGGAATTCGCCAGCCAATTCACAGCGGAGCTATTCAATGCCACCGAGTGGGCGTTACTTTTCCGAGATAGCGGGGCCAG ATATGTAGTGCTCACCAGCAAGCATCACGATGGCTTCACGCTGTGGCCCTCGAAGAACAGTTTCGGATGGAATGCCGTGGATGTGGGTCCCAAGCGGGACATAATCA AGGAACTTGCTGCCGCCATTCGGAAGGAATCGAGTCTGAAGTTCGGGCTCTACTACTCCCTGTTCGAGTGGTTCAACCCGCTGTGGACCGACGACAAGTTGCACCTGTTGATGCAGCAGCACTTTGTGGAGCGGAAGGTGCGGCCGGAGCAGATGGAGCTGGTGCAGGAGTATCTGCCGGAGATCATCTGGTCCGATGGCGACTGGGAGGCTCCGGCCAAGTACTGGCGTTCCGAGGAGTTCATCGCCTGGCTGTACAACGACAGTCCTGTGAGGGACACGGTGGTGACCAATGATCGCTGGGGCTTTGGCACCGCCTGCTTGCACGGCGACTTCTACAATTGTGCCGATCGCTTCAATCCCGGAATTCTGCAGGCGCACAAGTGGGAGAATGCCTTCACCCTGGATCGCACCAGCTGGGGTCAGCGATTCGATGTCACCCTAGCCGATTTTATGACCTCCAAGGATGTCATCAAAG AGATCGTCACCACCGTCAGCTGCAATGGCAATGTGCTCATCAATGTGGGACCCACCAAGTATGGTACTATCCTGCCCATTTTCGAGGAGCGACTGAGGGACATGGGTCGCTGGCTGGAGATCAACGGCGAAGGTATCTACGGCAGTGTGCCCTGGATTTACCAGAATGACACTATCACCCCGGGTGTTTGGTATACCCGACAACAGGAGGCCTCCAATGGAAACATTTCCGTTTATGCATTTGTGCTGGAATATCCTTACGACACCAATGAGCTGGATATTTATCCCCTTGGCAAGGAGATTAACATCTTCCGCAATGTCATGTTGACCGGGTTTGATCTGGGCACCGGTGGAGAGATCCTAAATGAACAGACCACCCAAGTCGTTATGTTGGGCATGGAAGGCACCAAAATAAAG TGGACTGCGGATCATAACAGATTGCACATTGTGTTTCCTCCCAAAAATCACATCGATAAGCGAGGACTGGACTACGCTTGGACCTTTAAAATAACTATATCGTATTAG
- the LOC108017060 gene encoding kelch-like protein 41a isoform X1, with protein sequence MSIWSFRTSPNTRLRGSLIDLGRTNRHTDCNFIIEQENGTTKSFPCHRLILSCASDVFDRMLYGDYNESATGEVRLNDVGADIFEKFRDYVYGYEYDKLQKYDFDTLIRLCEFGNKYLVHSLEDDCVRELLVRKDSFDMGELLRIFACAHRMNKKSLIDQMSWELKSTFRSTLDHSVVYEFNCDVFKHYIEVIAGKLSEADRFRLLEMYLKYNGFEAPENLSQVENVQNSESELPSTSCLPLEIGCSSTNPAKEEAKRPNYVRDLLGLIDFSNLTPKEFYEGPGKSSFLSLTQKYEHMYQIARNCVVAKEELQLKVGSPTEQTPLLSESRRIVTLGGTLIREEPTTTSLSSHYSPRSSRRFRTWSAHCDI encoded by the coding sequence CAGGAGAATGGTACTACCAAGTCTTTCCCCTGTCACAGATTGATCCTTAGCTGCGCCTCTGATGTCTTCGACCGAATGCTTTACGGCGATTATAATGAGTCTGCCACTGGAGAAGTGCGACTGAACGATGTGGGTGCGGATATTTTCGAGAAGTTCAGGGACTACGTCTACGGCTATGAGTACGACAAGCTGCAAAAGTACGACTTTGATACTTTAATACGTCTCTGCGAGTTCGGCAACAAATACCTGGTGCATTCCCTTGAGGACGACTGTGTGAGGGAGCTACTGGTGCGCAAGGACTCCTTCGACATGGGGGAGTTACTGCGAATATTCGCTTGTGCCCATCGCATGAATAAGAAATCGCTTATAGACCAGATGTCCTGGGAGCTGAAAAGCACCTTTAGGAGCACTTTAGACCACTCGGTTGTATACGAATTCAACTGCGATGTCTTCAAGCACTATATCGAAGTGATTGCTGGAAAACTTTCCGAGGCTGATCGTTTTCGGCTGCTGGAAATGTATCTGAAATATAATGGTTTTGAAGCACCTGAGAACTTGAGTCAGGTGGAAAACGTGCAAAATTCCGAATCGGAACTGCCTTCAACCAGTTGCCTGCCGCTGGAGATTGGTTGCAGTTCCACTAACCCTGCCAAGGAGGAGGCCAAGAGGCCAAACTATGTGAGAGATCTGCTGGGTCTTATTGATTTTAGTAATCTCACGCCCAAGGAGTTCTACGAGGGTCCCGGCAAGTCCAGTTTTCTCAGCCTGACCCAGAAGTACGAGCATATGTATCAAATCGCCCGGAATTGCGTTGTGGCCAAGGAGGAGCTCCAACTGAAGGTGGGATCGCCCACGGAGCAGACCCCTCTCCTTTCCGAGTCACGGCGTATAGTCACCCTGGGAGGAACCTTGATACGCGAAGAACCGACAACCACTTCGCTGTCCTCGCACTATTCCCCCCGATCCAGCCGACGATTCCGCACCTGGTCGGCACACTGCGACATCTGA
- the LOC108017060 gene encoding kelch-like protein 41a isoform X2, with amino-acid sequence MSIWLRGSLIDLGRTNRHTDCNFIIEQENGTTKSFPCHRLILSCASDVFDRMLYGDYNESATGEVRLNDVGADIFEKFRDYVYGYEYDKLQKYDFDTLIRLCEFGNKYLVHSLEDDCVRELLVRKDSFDMGELLRIFACAHRMNKKSLIDQMSWELKSTFRSTLDHSVVYEFNCDVFKHYIEVIAGKLSEADRFRLLEMYLKYNGFEAPENLSQVENVQNSESELPSTSCLPLEIGCSSTNPAKEEAKRPNYVRDLLGLIDFSNLTPKEFYEGPGKSSFLSLTQKYEHMYQIARNCVVAKEELQLKVGSPTEQTPLLSESRRIVTLGGTLIREEPTTTSLSSHYSPRSSRRFRTWSAHCDI; translated from the coding sequence CAGGAGAATGGTACTACCAAGTCTTTCCCCTGTCACAGATTGATCCTTAGCTGCGCCTCTGATGTCTTCGACCGAATGCTTTACGGCGATTATAATGAGTCTGCCACTGGAGAAGTGCGACTGAACGATGTGGGTGCGGATATTTTCGAGAAGTTCAGGGACTACGTCTACGGCTATGAGTACGACAAGCTGCAAAAGTACGACTTTGATACTTTAATACGTCTCTGCGAGTTCGGCAACAAATACCTGGTGCATTCCCTTGAGGACGACTGTGTGAGGGAGCTACTGGTGCGCAAGGACTCCTTCGACATGGGGGAGTTACTGCGAATATTCGCTTGTGCCCATCGCATGAATAAGAAATCGCTTATAGACCAGATGTCCTGGGAGCTGAAAAGCACCTTTAGGAGCACTTTAGACCACTCGGTTGTATACGAATTCAACTGCGATGTCTTCAAGCACTATATCGAAGTGATTGCTGGAAAACTTTCCGAGGCTGATCGTTTTCGGCTGCTGGAAATGTATCTGAAATATAATGGTTTTGAAGCACCTGAGAACTTGAGTCAGGTGGAAAACGTGCAAAATTCCGAATCGGAACTGCCTTCAACCAGTTGCCTGCCGCTGGAGATTGGTTGCAGTTCCACTAACCCTGCCAAGGAGGAGGCCAAGAGGCCAAACTATGTGAGAGATCTGCTGGGTCTTATTGATTTTAGTAATCTCACGCCCAAGGAGTTCTACGAGGGTCCCGGCAAGTCCAGTTTTCTCAGCCTGACCCAGAAGTACGAGCATATGTATCAAATCGCCCGGAATTGCGTTGTGGCCAAGGAGGAGCTCCAACTGAAGGTGGGATCGCCCACGGAGCAGACCCCTCTCCTTTCCGAGTCACGGCGTATAGTCACCCTGGGAGGAACCTTGATACGCGAAGAACCGACAACCACTTCGCTGTCCTCGCACTATTCCCCCCGATCCAGCCGACGATTCCGCACCTGGTCGGCACACTGCGACATCTGA